The region AAATTCAAATAATCTTTTCATTTTCTAGTCTAAAAAACAAAATCAGGTAATCCTAGTGACTACCTGATTTTCTATGTTTTAGGCATTTTGCCAATTTTCTTGGTCTTCTTTAAATCTTTTTAGAAGGTCGAGGCCTTCTGGTGTGATGTAACCTTCTTCTTGGGCTAGATGAATCAATTCACTGTAGTTAGAAAGCGTCACAAGTTTGACACCTGCATCTGAGAAGTTCTTATCTGCTTTTGGCAATTGGTAGCTGAAAATCGCTACAACACCGAGGACCTCTGCTCCTTCTCGTTTAGCAGCTGCTACAGCTTCAAGAACAGAACCACCTGTTGAAATAAGGTCTTCAACCACTACCATTTTTTGACCCTGAGCTACGCGGCCTTCGATTTGATTACCAGCTCCGTGGTCTTTTGGTTTGCTACGAATGTAAGCAAAAGGCAAGTTCATCTTATCAGCAATGATAGCTCCGTGTGGAATCCCAGCTGTCGCAGTTCCTGCAATGACTTCTACCTCTGGAAAGGCTTCTTTAATAGCTTCCACAAAGCCATTTTCAATTAGGGTACGAGTTTCTGGATAGGCTAGTGTCACACGATTATCCGTGTAAATCGGTGACTTGATACCAGATGCCCAAGTGAAAGGCTCCTCTGGTTTGAGGTAAACGGCTTGGATTTTCAAGAGGTGGCTAGCGATATCTTTAGCAAGTGTCATGGTCTTCTCCTTTTGTTTTTCTAATCTATTTCTTTGATTCTAGTCTTGGTTCCATTCATCCTTGATGGCATGATAAGCTGCAACAGGATCCTCAGCTTGGGTAATGGGACGTCCCACTACGATATAGTCACTGCCGATTTGATAGGCATCTGCTGGCGTCATCACACGTTTTTGGTCTCCAATCGCTACTCCCTGAGGACGAATGCCCGGTGTCAGACAGATAAAATCTGGATTGGTGGCCTGCTTGATGACTTGCACTTCCTGAGCCGAGCAAACGACACCATCCAAGCCAGCTTCAGCTGTCTTCTTGGCATAATGTATTACAGACTCTTGCAGACTGGTTTGGATATTTTGAAAGTCCTG is a window of Streptococcus mitis DNA encoding:
- the pyrE gene encoding orotate phosphoribosyltransferase encodes the protein MTLAKDIASHLLKIQAVYLKPEEPFTWASGIKSPIYTDNRVTLAYPETRTLIENGFVEAIKEAFPEVEVIAGTATAGIPHGAIIADKMNLPFAYIRSKPKDHGAGNQIEGRVAQGQKMVVVEDLISTGGSVLEAVAAAKREGAEVLGVVAIFSYQLPKADKNFSDAGVKLVTLSNYSELIHLAQEEGYITPEGLDLLKRFKEDQENWQNA